Proteins from a genomic interval of Asticcacaulis sp. AND118:
- a CDS encoding RcnB family protein, which yields MKRIVTASILAMMTGSILMADVAAADPRHHDRHDRYERGHDRGDRYDRHDRYDRWDRDDRRGRYDPYRSYDRGRHYGWRERSEWRRGGYVAYRDWDRGYAIDYRRHRHLYAPPRGYEWRHVDDRYVLAAVATGLIAAIVLSN from the coding sequence ATGAAACGCATAGTCACCGCTTCCATTCTGGCCATGATGACCGGTTCCATCCTCATGGCCGACGTCGCCGCCGCCGATCCGCGCCACCATGACCGCCATGATCGTTATGAGCGCGGCCATGATCGGGGCGACCGTTATGATCGCCACGATCGCTACGACCGTTGGGATCGCGACGACCGCCGTGGCCGTTACGACCCCTACCGCAGCTATGATCGTGGTCGCCACTATGGTTGGCGCGAGCGCTCGGAATGGCGTCGCGGGGGCTACGTCGCCTATCGCGACTGGGATCGCGGCTACGCCATCGATTACCGCCGCCACCGTCACCTCTACGCCCCGCCGCGCGGCTATGAATGGCGTCACGTCGACGACCGCTACGTTCTGGCGGCGGTCGCGACCGGTCTGATCGCAGCCATCGTGCTGAGTAATTAA
- a CDS encoding RcnB family protein has protein sequence MKRMMTASVITLMAGSLLMNSVAIAAPQQGPSHGNERPAAERHDNRHNDRDERGWHKTSDFRKGGHVAYKDWQRGKAVDYRKHKRLSKPPKGHEWRQVDNRYILAAVTTGVITTIIPSK, from the coding sequence ATGAAACGCATGATGACCGCTTCCGTTATCACCCTGATGGCCGGTTCGCTTCTGATGAACAGCGTCGCCATCGCCGCCCCTCAGCAGGGTCCCTCGCACGGCAACGAGCGTCCGGCGGCCGAGCGTCACGATAACCGTCACAACGATCGCGACGAGCGCGGCTGGCATAAGACGTCCGATTTCCGCAAGGGCGGCCATGTCGCCTATAAGGACTGGCAACGCGGCAAGGCCGTCGATTACCGCAAGCACAAGCGCCTGTCGAAGCCGCCCAAGGGCCATGAATGGCGTCAGGTCGATAACCGTTACATCCTGGCCGCCGTCACCACCGGCGTCATCACGACCATCATCCCCAGCAAGTAA